The nucleotide window TATTGATGTTCAACTTCACATTGAAAACGAGCGCAGTACTCGGTTAAAAGTGGTACGTCAGCAATACCTGTTTCAATGCTGGCGGCAGCAAATTTGTCGGCGCCTTGGCGTGCAAATAAGTTGGATAATTCTTGCTGGTCATCAGCCAATACATGGACGGCAAAGTTTTTGCTGTCGGTAAAAGCGGGCAACGAACGTGCACTCTTGTCGATGCTCCATAATATCAGCGGCGGGTTAAGCGATACTGAATTGAAGCTGCTGATGGTCATGCCAATTTGTTCATCACCGTGTTTGCTAGTGATGATGGTCACGCCGGTTGGAAACTTACCCAAGGCGTTGCGGAATAACTTAGGATCTATGCCGGGTTCAGTCATGGCTGCTCCTTAGCGGTTAGCTATTTTCCTGAATGTAACGGGCGCCAAGTACGTTGTCGCCTTGTTGCCATTGCAATACACCAAATGTTGTGTATTTTTCCTTATTGGACTTATAGAACTGCCATACACTGCATAGAGTATAGTTCTCATCTATAAGGGTGTCGCGACTCTTCAATTTGAACGCTTCACCATAAAAATGCTGGGTACTCCATAAGTAACGACCATAAGCACGGGCGTTACCAAACACATCCGGACCTTCGAACGTGTGCACGCTGTCTACTCGAGAACGTTTGTAGCTAAATGTGCGCTCGATTGCACCGGTCATGGTGACCGTCACATTAGCTTCGCGTAACGAGGTCGGGGTATAGTCGATAACCACATCGGTGGTGCCGACTTGATTTTGTTGATCGTCATAAACTTCCAACGACCCTGTCCATTGACCGGCATGTTTCACCGGCAAGATAAACGGCTTTTTCGCGTTTTTCTTCTCTTGCTCTAAGAAGTCTTCAACAAATTTCTGAGTGTCCGGGTTAGTGTCGTGATCTTGGGTCACCACATACAAACCATTAAAAACCGCGACCAAGGTATCCGCTTCAAATAATTGTGATGAATACACTTGCAGGCCATGCTCTGGCAAGATCAGGTTAACGGTGCGTAAATCTGTGTTCCAACCTGGAGAGTAATAGTTTGAATCCACCAACAAGCCGTAAGGTCGACCAGAGCCCATAAAGTCAGGGCCACAATAAACACGGTCTTGATCGCTGTCGACAACGCCAAATTCAAATCGAGCACCAGCGGTATCAAAACGATTGCGCAGCGGGCCAACGTTTTGAAAGTCGGTTTCCATCCAATAGGTTGTGCGATCGCCTTCAAATACTGAAGCGCGATTTACTTTGTTAAAGCCAGTGTGACTGCCGTCAACATCAAATACTGATGG belongs to Thalassotalea sp. HSM 43 and includes:
- a CDS encoding flavin reductase family protein — translated: MTEPGIDPKLFRNALGKFPTGVTIITSKHGDEQIGMTISSFNSVSLNPPLILWSIDKSARSLPAFTDSKNFAVHVLADDQQELSNLFARQGADKFAAASIETGIADVPLLTEYCARFQCEVEHQYDGGDHIIIVGRVLDFDVDEDKDPLVFHSGRYAQLVKAELV